The Rhopalosiphum maidis isolate BTI-1 chromosome 1, ASM367621v3, whole genome shotgun sequence genome has a segment encoding these proteins:
- the LOC113549993 gene encoding kinase D-interacting substrate of 220 kDa B-like isoform X7: protein MTDNEDNQNVPVNIRYSRGFSFLRLQLPTTNEFSDLRRPQRSRSQGFLTGLSNRLPSFSITGPLYDDSPLPPSDNTNKRFSFAHFRKISSANLHTSDSMVSLCYRALHNYISENNLEGLQGFLENRRVLVDDRDDNGATALHYAATKGKLQFLRELINHGSDVNIEDNDNWTALICAAKEGHTDICAELLDHGADIEHRDMGGWTSLIWSSYCGYPNLANFLLDRGADINAHGNFHITALVWAAGRGHTKLACNLIARGAKVNVGDKYGTSALVWACRKGDVELVDTLLRAGANVDTAGMYSWTPLLVSSMGNHTEVVNLLLERKPNVNALDQDGCTALTIACKEGYYDIANSLLNAGAYINIQDRSSDTNLIHAVKGGHRNIVEALLKKYADVDVMGKERKTALYIAVEKGNTAIIKLLLGANPDLEISTKDGDTPLMRAVRNRNAEAVQLLIEKRARVPATDKRGDTALHIAMRARARGIVEILLRNPKNSQLLYRPNRAGETPYNMDVNAQKPILSQIFGSRRLNTNEDNENLLGYDLYSSALADMLSEPTLSMPITVGLYAKWGSGKSFLLNKLREEMKNFAHQWTDPFFQFPWLILGVALHFCFIAGTMVVVLTSSSLIAIITTFSLLAGIFFFLIMVYYGSHRLDWAYNCISYLSQKAVTTRIILQIIFCHPPGSSWGTSVTAQPIRFYFTDQTRVSSTTPGESTIIQMIGSLYDSIEKDFGSISTRLYRAFRPKPVKLTSPWKWRKLCCMPNIILFELSFLCVLLVTLIIAMNNGTLTFINDFSIDKAIGNVILFCCGMFILLLLIGNLYTFSQLLQSLVFSQRKQLRRATSRLDTLKSEGFIQALRTEVNLMTEMVRCLDAFTQQQTRLVIIIDGLDSCEQDKILLLLDAVRMLFSEQNTPFIVVLAIDPHAISQVIELNSRRLLNDMNFSGHDYLKNMVHLPFFLQNSGLRKVKLAQKSSQSHRKSVTNQMDECGLVHSASTRRLSNESTTLKPTMGSSGGLSRSKGNINSTRNKLKSSESIASSIASNIHRLGGPQDLSKILLTDDYFSDVNPRSMRRLMNIVYITGRLLKAFQLEFNWYHLASWINITEQWPYRISWMIIFHDTNEDTIDDSMSLKTLYEKVRRQIQLSKDIDPLMEMDKDEKKFEIFLSFHRTTLLVSDLRIFLPFTINLDPYLRKVIKDEMQNFEDSTVFRPTITQNELQTRRVQNQLMRRQKMGAKLSLQHETLPTTLMLNEPQSTVLWNQQVQNRWHTPYDELPNQLQNFSISSLSDEFNNIKLSSSSVDEICKLLTRIRDLQESNIPKYTQIIKDNNLTGCVLLHCNLNELKNVLKMNFGDWELFRIVLLALRDKEYLINNETNSNINFKHTRSGSSKNQSHERRGSSNNSNNVQGTLNDKDQKGSKISSVEKQVTLEEQMICGALQTLNEEACEDVLEESEEQGTIAAATYLQVPQQPIDIITDFEQCNEDVDLCLEPFFVCKDLL, encoded by the exons aatttacacACTAGTGATTCAATGGTGTCGTTATGCTACAGAGCTTTACATAATTACATctcagaaaataatttagaggGTCTTCAAGGATTTCTTGAAAACCGCCGTGTTCTTGTTGATGATCGGGATGat AACGGAGCTACTGCTTTACATTATGCCGCAACTAAAggaaaattacaatttctcAGAGAGCTTATTAATCATGGATCAGATGTTAATATTGAAGATAAT GATAATTGGACAGCATTGATTTGTGCTGCCAAAGAAGGTCATACCGATATATGTGCTGAATTATTAGATCATGGAGCTGATATTGAACACCGagatatg gGAGGATGGACGTCACTTATTTGGTCTAGTTACTGTGGATACCCTAACTTGGCTAATTTTCTATTGGACCGAGGGGCTGACATAAATGCTCATGgaaattttcatattactgCATTAGTTTGGGCTGCAGGTAGAGGACATACAAAGTTGGCATGTAATTTAATAGCACGTGGTGCTAAAGTCAACGTTGGCGACAAG TATGGAACTTCTGCATTAGTATGGGCATGTAGAAAAGGTGATGTAGAACTAGTTGATACATTGTTAAGAGCTGGAGCTAATGTTGACACTGCTGGAAtg TATTCATGGACTCCATTATTAGTATCTTCGATGGGAAATCACACTGAAGTAGTAAACCTACTCCTTGAACGTAAGCCAAATGTCAATGCTCTAGACCAAGATGGATGTACTGCTTTAACGATTGCATGTAAAGAAGGATATTACGATATTGCTAATTCTCTTTTAAATGCTGgagcttatataaatatacaa GACCGTAGTTCAGATACTAATCTTATACATGCTGTTAAAGGAGGTCACCGAAATATTGTGGAAGCgcttcttaaaaaatatgcagATGTCGATGTTATgggaaaa gaACGGAAAACTGCATTGTATATTGCTGTAGAAAAAGGCAATACAgcaataattaagttattacttGGTGCAAATCCTGATTTAGAAATTTCTACAAAA gatGGTGATACACCTTTGATGAGAGCTGTTAGAAACCGTAATGCTGAAGCTGTTCAACTTTTAATTGAAAAGCGTGCTCGTGTACCAGCTACAGATAAACGTGGAGATACAGCTTTACATATCGCTATGAGAGCTAGAGCTAGAGGAATTGTTGAAATTTTGCTACGAAATCCTAAAAACAGCCAGCTATTATACAGACCAAATCGAGCAGGTGAAACACCATATAATATGGATGTTAATGCTCAAAAGCCTATTCTTAGTCAAATATTTGGTTCGAGGCGTCTTAATACTAATGAAGATAATGAAAACTTATTGGGATATGATCTTTACAGTAGTGCACTGGCTGATATGCTTAGTGAACCTACTTTATCAATGCCAATAACTGTTGGGTTATATGCTAAATGGGGTAGTGGAAAATCATTTCTGCTTAATAAATTGAGAG aggaaatgaaaaattttgcTCATCAATGGACAGATCCATTTTTTCAATTCCCATGGTTAATATTGGGTGTGGCACTTCACTTTTGTTTCATTGCTGGTACTATGGTTGTAGTCTTGACATCATCATCACTTATTGCAATTATCACAACATTTAGTTTATTAGCTGGTATATTTTTCTTCCTGATAATGGTATACTATGGCAGTCATAG acTTGATTGGGCTTATAATTGTATCAGCTATCTAAGCCAAAAAGCAGTTACAACACGAATAattctacaaataatattttgtcatccACCAGGTTCAAGTTGGGGGACATCAGTTACAGCACAACCTATTcg attttattttactgaccAAACTCGAGTAAGTAGTACAACACCTGGAGAAAGtacaattattcaaatgaTAGGTTCATTATATGATTCAATTGAAAAAGATTTTGGATCAATTTCTACCCGTTTGTACAGAGCTTTTCGTCCAAAACCTg taaaacttACTTCACCTTGGAAATGGCGCAAATTATGTTGCATgccaaatataatactatttgaatTATCATTTCTATGCGTCTTATTAGTAACACTAATTATTGCTATGAACAATGGtacattaacttttataaa TGATTTTTCAATTGACAAAGCTATTGGAAATGTTATACTATTTTGTTGTGGGATGttcattttattactattgataggaaatttatatacattcagTCAATTACTACAATCATTAGTATTCTCACAACGTAAACAATTAAGGAGAGCTACATCAAGATTAGATACGTTAAAGTCTGAAGGATTTATTCAAGCATTACGGACTGAAGTTAATTTAATGACAGAAAtg GTGCGTTGTTTAGATGCATTTACTCAACAACAAACTAGATTGGTAATAATTATCGATGGTCTAGATTCCTGTGAACaggacaaaatattattacttttagatGCTGTACGGATGTTATTTTCTGAACAAAATACCCCTTTTATAGTGGTCTTAGCTATTGACCCACATGCAATTTCTCAG gtaattgaattaaatagtcGACGGTTATTAAATGACATGAATTTTTCTGGACAtgattatcttaaaaatatggttCATTTGccattttttcttcaaaattcTGGTTTACGCAAAGTAAAATTAGCTCAAAAATCATCTCAATCACATCGTAAAAGTGTTACTAACCAAATGGATGAATGTGGATTGGTACATTCA gcTTCAACACGGCGATTATCTAATGAGTCTACTACTTTAAAACCTACAATGGGCTCTTCTGGAGGCCTTAGTCGAAGCAAGGGTAACATAAATTCTACcaggaataaattaaaatctagtGAAAGTATTGCAAGTAGCATAGCTAGCAACATTCATAGATTAGGTGGTCCACAAGATCTTTCTAAAATTTTGTTGACTGATGACTATTTTAGTGATGTGAATCCTAGAAGTATGAGACgtttaatgaatattgtttatattacag GTCGTTTATTGAAAGCATTtcaattagaatttaattggTATCATTTAGCTAGTTGGATAAATATTACAGAACAATGGCCTTATAGAATATCTTGGATGATTATTTTTCACGATACTAATGAGGATACTATTGATGATTCGATgtcattaaaaactttatatgaaaa aGTACGTCGTCAAATACAACTTTCTAAAGACATTGATCCATTAATGGAGATGGACAAAGATgagaaaaaatttgaaatatttctttcTTTTCATCGAACAACATTACTTGTTAGTGATTTAAGAATTTTCTTACCATTTACTATCAATCTGGATCCATATTTGAGAAAAGTTATTAAAGATGAAATGCAAAACTTTGAAGATTCCACTGTTTTTAGACCAACAATAACACAAAATGAATTACAAACACGGAGAGTGCAAAATCAACTTATGAGAAGACAG aaaatggGAGCTAAACTATCACTACAGCATGAAACCTTACCAACGACATTGATGCTAAATGAACCACAATCTACTGTATTATGGAATCAACAAGTTCAAAATCGATGGCATACACCTTATGATGAATTACCGaatcaacttcaaaatttttctatttcatcattatct gatgaatttaacaatattaaactatcATCATCAAGTGTAGATGAAATTTGTAAGTTGTTAACAAGAATTAGAGATTTACAAGAGTCAAACATTCCAAAATacacacaaataattaaagataacAATCTTACTGGTTGTGTACTGCTACACTGCAATTTGaatgaacttaaaaat gtattaaaaatgaactttGGAGATTGGGAACTTTTCCGTATAGTTTTATTAGCATTGCGGGACAAAgagtacttaataaataatgaaaccaacagtaatattaattttaaacacacaAGATCGGGTAGCTCTAAAAACCAATCTCATGAAAGAAGAG gatcttctaataatagtaataatgtacaagGAACTTTAAACGATAAAGATCAGAAAGGGTCAAAAATATCATCAGTTGAAAAAcaa gtaACATTAGAAGAACAAATGATTTGTGGTGCATTACAAACTCTGAATGAAGAAGCATGTGAAGATGTCCTGGAAGAATCTGAAGAACAAGGTACCATAGCAGCAGCTACTTATTTGCAAGTACCACAGCAACCTATCGACATAATTACAG attttgagcagTGCAATGAAG ATGTAGATCTCTGCTTAGAACCATTTTTTGTATGcaaagatttattataa
- the LOC113549993 gene encoding kinase D-interacting substrate of 220 kDa B-like isoform X3 — translation MPRLQWKFKSNHSSVELLPLSLSYNVSRSYGSILSYFHFLKRINGDTQNLHTSDSMVSLCYRALHNYISENNLEGLQGFLENRRVLVDDRDDNGATALHYAATKGKLQFLRELINHGSDVNIEDNDNWTALICAAKEGHTDICAELLDHGADIEHRDMGGWTSLIWSSYCGYPNLANFLLDRGADINAHGNFHITALVWAAGRGHTKLACNLIARGAKVNVGDKYGTSALVWACRKGDVELVDTLLRAGANVDTAGMYSWTPLLVSSMGNHTEVVNLLLERKPNVNALDQDGCTALTIACKEGYYDIANSLLNAGAYINIQDRSSDTNLIHAVKGGHRNIVEALLKKYADVDVMGKERKTALYIAVEKGNTAIIKLLLGANPDLEISTKDGDTPLMRAVRNRNAEAVQLLIEKRARVPATDKRGDTALHIAMRARARGIVEILLRNPKNSQLLYRPNRAGETPYNMDVNAQKPILSQIFGSRRLNTNEDNENLLGYDLYSSALADMLSEPTLSMPITVGLYAKWGSGKSFLLNKLREEMKNFAHQWTDPFFQFPWLILGVALHFCFIAGTMVVVLTSSSLIAIITTFSLLAGIFFFLIMVYYGSHRLDWAYNCISYLSQKAVTTRIILQIIFCHPPGSSWGTSVTAQPIRFYFTDQTRVSSTTPGESTIIQMIGSLYDSIEKDFGSISTRLYRAFRPKPVKLTSPWKWRKLCCMPNIILFELSFLCVLLVTLIIAMNNGTLTFINDFSIDKAIGNVILFCCGMFILLLLIGNLYTFSQLLQSLVFSQRKQLRRATSRLDTLKSEGFIQALRTEVNLMTEMVRCLDAFTQQQTRLVIIIDGLDSCEQDKILLLLDAVRMLFSEQNTPFIVVLAIDPHAISQVIELNSRRLLNDMNFSGHDYLKNMVHLPFFLQNSGLRKVKLAQKSSQSHRKSVTNQMDECGLVHSASTRRLSNESTTLKPTMGSSGGLSRSKGNINSTRNKLKSSESIASSIASNIHRLGGPQDLSKILLTDDYFSDVNPRSMRRLMNIVYITGRLLKAFQLEFNWYHLASWINITEQWPYRISWMIIFHDTNEDTIDDSMSLKTLYEKVRRQIQLSKDIDPLMEMDKDEKKFEIFLSFHRTTLLVSDLRIFLPFTINLDPYLRKVIKDEMQNFEDSTVFRPTITQNELQTRRVQNQLMRRQKMGAKLSLQHETLPTTLMLNEPQSTVLWNQQVQNRWHTPYDELPNQLQNFSISSLSDEFNNIKLSSSSVDEICKLLTRIRDLQESNIPKYTQIIKDNNLTGCVLLHCNLNELKNVLKMNFGDWELFRIVLLALRDKEYLINNETNSNINFKHTRSGSSKNQSHERRGSSNNSNNVQGTLNDKDQKGSKISSVEKQVTLEEQMICGALQTLNEEACEDVLEESEEQGTIAAATYLQVPQQPIDIITDFEQCNEGDGSVCSTTSSNDNGGDVDAFLLQNSPHHSIVQYPAFQYEGNNSISANSLNNTPIASRKNLIDYKTCIVTTTTEKAGKPFLLKSIKRPASLVMNRLDDADTIPETKNSVQASGIVKQGIAGSVGMLSCLVASTSWVQQPPAVTISPVCSNEKLPTSPPQDTNHSSAMCATASSDDESTPLVSDMSSPQSDHLQSNTDRSDKVYTFNGMYYKENSQHSLTSQLSSKSTESLQLRSEGGGCSFDEDIDLLHGINSIQSRSRRVSFDSDISILGHPYDWNDPETMV, via the exons aatttacacACTAGTGATTCAATGGTGTCGTTATGCTACAGAGCTTTACATAATTACATctcagaaaataatttagaggGTCTTCAAGGATTTCTTGAAAACCGCCGTGTTCTTGTTGATGATCGGGATGat AACGGAGCTACTGCTTTACATTATGCCGCAACTAAAggaaaattacaatttctcAGAGAGCTTATTAATCATGGATCAGATGTTAATATTGAAGATAAT GATAATTGGACAGCATTGATTTGTGCTGCCAAAGAAGGTCATACCGATATATGTGCTGAATTATTAGATCATGGAGCTGATATTGAACACCGagatatg gGAGGATGGACGTCACTTATTTGGTCTAGTTACTGTGGATACCCTAACTTGGCTAATTTTCTATTGGACCGAGGGGCTGACATAAATGCTCATGgaaattttcatattactgCATTAGTTTGGGCTGCAGGTAGAGGACATACAAAGTTGGCATGTAATTTAATAGCACGTGGTGCTAAAGTCAACGTTGGCGACAAG TATGGAACTTCTGCATTAGTATGGGCATGTAGAAAAGGTGATGTAGAACTAGTTGATACATTGTTAAGAGCTGGAGCTAATGTTGACACTGCTGGAAtg TATTCATGGACTCCATTATTAGTATCTTCGATGGGAAATCACACTGAAGTAGTAAACCTACTCCTTGAACGTAAGCCAAATGTCAATGCTCTAGACCAAGATGGATGTACTGCTTTAACGATTGCATGTAAAGAAGGATATTACGATATTGCTAATTCTCTTTTAAATGCTGgagcttatataaatatacaa GACCGTAGTTCAGATACTAATCTTATACATGCTGTTAAAGGAGGTCACCGAAATATTGTGGAAGCgcttcttaaaaaatatgcagATGTCGATGTTATgggaaaa gaACGGAAAACTGCATTGTATATTGCTGTAGAAAAAGGCAATACAgcaataattaagttattacttGGTGCAAATCCTGATTTAGAAATTTCTACAAAA gatGGTGATACACCTTTGATGAGAGCTGTTAGAAACCGTAATGCTGAAGCTGTTCAACTTTTAATTGAAAAGCGTGCTCGTGTACCAGCTACAGATAAACGTGGAGATACAGCTTTACATATCGCTATGAGAGCTAGAGCTAGAGGAATTGTTGAAATTTTGCTACGAAATCCTAAAAACAGCCAGCTATTATACAGACCAAATCGAGCAGGTGAAACACCATATAATATGGATGTTAATGCTCAAAAGCCTATTCTTAGTCAAATATTTGGTTCGAGGCGTCTTAATACTAATGAAGATAATGAAAACTTATTGGGATATGATCTTTACAGTAGTGCACTGGCTGATATGCTTAGTGAACCTACTTTATCAATGCCAATAACTGTTGGGTTATATGCTAAATGGGGTAGTGGAAAATCATTTCTGCTTAATAAATTGAGAG aggaaatgaaaaattttgcTCATCAATGGACAGATCCATTTTTTCAATTCCCATGGTTAATATTGGGTGTGGCACTTCACTTTTGTTTCATTGCTGGTACTATGGTTGTAGTCTTGACATCATCATCACTTATTGCAATTATCACAACATTTAGTTTATTAGCTGGTATATTTTTCTTCCTGATAATGGTATACTATGGCAGTCATAG acTTGATTGGGCTTATAATTGTATCAGCTATCTAAGCCAAAAAGCAGTTACAACACGAATAattctacaaataatattttgtcatccACCAGGTTCAAGTTGGGGGACATCAGTTACAGCACAACCTATTcg attttattttactgaccAAACTCGAGTAAGTAGTACAACACCTGGAGAAAGtacaattattcaaatgaTAGGTTCATTATATGATTCAATTGAAAAAGATTTTGGATCAATTTCTACCCGTTTGTACAGAGCTTTTCGTCCAAAACCTg taaaacttACTTCACCTTGGAAATGGCGCAAATTATGTTGCATgccaaatataatactatttgaatTATCATTTCTATGCGTCTTATTAGTAACACTAATTATTGCTATGAACAATGGtacattaacttttataaa TGATTTTTCAATTGACAAAGCTATTGGAAATGTTATACTATTTTGTTGTGGGATGttcattttattactattgataggaaatttatatacattcagTCAATTACTACAATCATTAGTATTCTCACAACGTAAACAATTAAGGAGAGCTACATCAAGATTAGATACGTTAAAGTCTGAAGGATTTATTCAAGCATTACGGACTGAAGTTAATTTAATGACAGAAAtg GTGCGTTGTTTAGATGCATTTACTCAACAACAAACTAGATTGGTAATAATTATCGATGGTCTAGATTCCTGTGAACaggacaaaatattattacttttagatGCTGTACGGATGTTATTTTCTGAACAAAATACCCCTTTTATAGTGGTCTTAGCTATTGACCCACATGCAATTTCTCAG gtaattgaattaaatagtcGACGGTTATTAAATGACATGAATTTTTCTGGACAtgattatcttaaaaatatggttCATTTGccattttttcttcaaaattcTGGTTTACGCAAAGTAAAATTAGCTCAAAAATCATCTCAATCACATCGTAAAAGTGTTACTAACCAAATGGATGAATGTGGATTGGTACATTCA gcTTCAACACGGCGATTATCTAATGAGTCTACTACTTTAAAACCTACAATGGGCTCTTCTGGAGGCCTTAGTCGAAGCAAGGGTAACATAAATTCTACcaggaataaattaaaatctagtGAAAGTATTGCAAGTAGCATAGCTAGCAACATTCATAGATTAGGTGGTCCACAAGATCTTTCTAAAATTTTGTTGACTGATGACTATTTTAGTGATGTGAATCCTAGAAGTATGAGACgtttaatgaatattgtttatattacag GTCGTTTATTGAAAGCATTtcaattagaatttaattggTATCATTTAGCTAGTTGGATAAATATTACAGAACAATGGCCTTATAGAATATCTTGGATGATTATTTTTCACGATACTAATGAGGATACTATTGATGATTCGATgtcattaaaaactttatatgaaaa aGTACGTCGTCAAATACAACTTTCTAAAGACATTGATCCATTAATGGAGATGGACAAAGATgagaaaaaatttgaaatatttctttcTTTTCATCGAACAACATTACTTGTTAGTGATTTAAGAATTTTCTTACCATTTACTATCAATCTGGATCCATATTTGAGAAAAGTTATTAAAGATGAAATGCAAAACTTTGAAGATTCCACTGTTTTTAGACCAACAATAACACAAAATGAATTACAAACACGGAGAGTGCAAAATCAACTTATGAGAAGACAG aaaatggGAGCTAAACTATCACTACAGCATGAAACCTTACCAACGACATTGATGCTAAATGAACCACAATCTACTGTATTATGGAATCAACAAGTTCAAAATCGATGGCATACACCTTATGATGAATTACCGaatcaacttcaaaatttttctatttcatcattatct gatgaatttaacaatattaaactatcATCATCAAGTGTAGATGAAATTTGTAAGTTGTTAACAAGAATTAGAGATTTACAAGAGTCAAACATTCCAAAATacacacaaataattaaagataacAATCTTACTGGTTGTGTACTGCTACACTGCAATTTGaatgaacttaaaaat gtattaaaaatgaactttGGAGATTGGGAACTTTTCCGTATAGTTTTATTAGCATTGCGGGACAAAgagtacttaataaataatgaaaccaacagtaatattaattttaaacacacaAGATCGGGTAGCTCTAAAAACCAATCTCATGAAAGAAGAG gatcttctaataatagtaataatgtacaagGAACTTTAAACGATAAAGATCAGAAAGGGTCAAAAATATCATCAGTTGAAAAAcaa gtaACATTAGAAGAACAAATGATTTGTGGTGCATTACAAACTCTGAATGAAGAAGCATGTGAAGATGTCCTGGAAGAATCTGAAGAACAAGGTACCATAGCAGCAGCTACTTATTTGCAAGTACCACAGCAACCTATCGACATAATTACAG attttgagcagTGCAATGAAG gtGATGGATCTGTATGTAGTACAACTTCAAGTAACGATAATGGAGGAGATGTTGATGCATTTTTGCTTCag AATTCACCTCATCATAGTATTGTTCAATATCCAGCATTTCAATATGAAGGAAATAATTCTATTTCAGCAAATTCATTAAACAATACTCCAATTGCTTCTAGAAAAAatcttattgattataaa acatGTATTGTAACTACAACTACTGAAAAAGCTGGAAAACCGTTTTTGCTTAAATCCATTAAAAGACCAGCATCATTAGTAATGAACAGGCTTGATGATGCAGACACAATAccagaaacaaaaaattctgtacaa gCTAGTGGAATTGTAAAACAAGGTATCGCAGGCTCAGTCGGTATGTTAAGTTGTTTAGTAGCGAGTACAAGTTGGGTGCAACAACCCCCTGCAGTTACTATATCGCCAGTTTGCAGCAATGAAAAATTACCAACAAGTCCGCCACAAGATACAAATCATTCTTCAGCTATGTGTGCAACTGCAAGCAGTGATGATGAAAGCACTCCTTTAGTGTCGGACATGTCTTCACCACAATCTGACCACTTGCAATCAAATACTGACCG atCAGacaaagtatatacatttaatggcATGTACTATAAAGAAAACTCTCAACATTCTTTGACCTCTCAATTATCTTCAAAAAGTACCGAATCTTTGCAATTGAGATCAGAAGGTGGAGGTTGTTCATTTGATGAAGACATAGATCTTCTTCATGGAATTAATAGCATTCAATCTAGATCTAGAAGAGTATCATTTGACAGTGATATCAGTATTTTAGGCCATCCATATGACTGGAACGATCCTGAAACTATGGtgtaa